In Roseomonas marmotae, a single window of DNA contains:
- a CDS encoding SDR family NAD(P)-dependent oxidoreductase, whose amino-acid sequence MPDPQRFAGQVAIVTGAAGGIGAATAARLAAEGARVLLADRDPALAEAPLPPGAVACVLDITAPDVGARLAVAALEAFGRIDILVNNAGIGGSRALAESDDALIARFIDTNLTAVLRVTRDVLPHLTQPGGCVVNLSSIFGVAGYPGISAYAAAKGGVAQFTRQLAAELGPRGLRVNAVAPGVIETAMTEGFLLNSYYRRAMVEAAPLRRSARPEEIAGVIAFLASSDASFVTGQVIVADGGWMDGRHPPRDGEN is encoded by the coding sequence TTGCCTGACCCGCAACGCTTCGCCGGCCAAGTGGCCATTGTCACGGGGGCCGCGGGCGGCATCGGCGCCGCCACGGCTGCACGACTGGCGGCGGAAGGTGCGCGCGTGCTGCTGGCCGACCGTGACCCCGCGCTGGCTGAAGCGCCCCTGCCGCCCGGCGCCGTTGCCTGCGTGCTGGACATCACGGCGCCCGATGTCGGCGCCCGGCTGGCCGTGGCGGCGCTGGAAGCCTTCGGCCGCATCGATATCCTCGTGAACAACGCGGGCATCGGCGGCTCCCGCGCGCTGGCAGAGAGCGACGACGCGCTGATCGCGCGCTTCATCGACACCAATCTGACCGCCGTGCTGCGGGTGACGCGGGATGTGCTGCCACATCTGACCCAGCCAGGCGGATGCGTGGTGAACCTCTCCTCGATCTTCGGCGTCGCGGGCTATCCGGGGATCAGCGCCTATGCCGCGGCCAAGGGCGGCGTGGCGCAGTTCACCCGGCAGCTGGCGGCCGAGCTGGGTCCGCGCGGGCTGCGCGTGAATGCCGTGGCGCCCGGCGTGATCGAAACGGCGATGACCGAGGGATTCCTCCTCAACTCCTATTACCGCCGTGCCATGGTGGAGGCCGCGCCGCTGCGCCGGAGCGCGCGGCCGGAGGAGATCGCGGGCGTCATTGCCTTCCTGGCATCCTCCGATGCCTCCTTCGTGACGGGGCAGGTCATCGTGGCCGATGGCGGCTGGATGGATGGGCGGCATCCGCCGCGCGACGGCGAGAACTG
- a CDS encoding SDR family NAD(P)-dependent oxidoreductase: protein MGGRFEGQVAAVTGAASGLGRAVAEALAREGAKLVLFDRDAAGLDALAAQCPQALAVAGDVSVAGDVARAAEEGLRRFGPASLLVTAAGMLGPTVPAVEAQEADWDRVFSVNVKGTWLAVRAFIPQIRQAGGGAVVTLASTAGLVGSLALPAYSASKGAVVMLTRSLALAHAPEGIRVNCVCPGSIETPMLEATFAAAGDAEARARRMDEFRARHPLGRFGHAEEVAESVLFLLGKGAGFVTGVSLPVDGGRLA from the coding sequence ATGGGTGGACGTTTCGAAGGGCAGGTGGCGGCGGTGACCGGCGCCGCCTCCGGCCTGGGCCGCGCTGTCGCGGAGGCCCTGGCGCGAGAGGGAGCGAAGCTCGTCCTCTTCGACCGTGATGCCGCAGGGCTTGACGCCCTGGCGGCGCAATGCCCGCAGGCGCTTGCCGTGGCGGGCGACGTCTCCGTCGCCGGGGATGTGGCGCGGGCGGCCGAGGAAGGGCTGCGCCGCTTCGGCCCCGCCAGCCTGCTGGTGACGGCAGCAGGGATGCTCGGCCCCACCGTGCCGGCGGTGGAGGCGCAGGAAGCCGACTGGGACCGCGTCTTCTCCGTGAACGTGAAGGGCACCTGGCTGGCCGTCCGCGCCTTCATCCCGCAGATCCGCCAGGCGGGCGGCGGCGCGGTGGTGACGCTGGCCTCCACCGCTGGGCTGGTGGGCTCCCTGGCGCTCCCCGCCTATTCCGCCAGCAAGGGTGCGGTGGTCATGCTGACCCGCAGCCTCGCCCTGGCCCATGCGCCGGAAGGCATCCGCGTCAACTGCGTCTGCCCGGGCTCGATCGAGACACCGATGCTGGAGGCCACTTTCGCCGCTGCCGGAGATGCGGAGGCGCGGGCCCGCCGCATGGATGAATTCCGCGCCCGCCATCCGCTGGGCCGCTTTGGCCATGCCGAGGAAGTGGCGGAAAGCGTCCTGTTCCTGCTGGGGAAGGGGGCGGGCTTTGTCACCGGCGTCTCTTTGCCTGTCGATGGAGGTCGTCTTGCCTGA
- a CDS encoding IclR family transcriptional regulator produces MLSKGKDDTAAREAGDRLFLQSVERALRVLEAFGRQARPMSLAELAAAAGLDKSATQRVAHTLQALGYLERSASGPGLVPGKRLLDRSFDYLRMNPLVERATPVLQELRRTVQERVDLSLFDDTDVVYAVRLQSKRETFFATLVGRRLPTFCSSGGRAILAALPEAEAEDILARSDRRPMTPKTITDLPGIRRKIAEARRDGFALAVEEALLGEIALGTAVRDRDGRPVAAIHVAGSLSEWDAETFRRRVGPVAIEAARALSQGPAIR; encoded by the coding sequence ATGCTGTCAAAGGGAAAGGACGACACCGCCGCGAGGGAGGCAGGGGACCGGCTTTTCCTGCAATCGGTGGAGCGCGCGTTGCGGGTCCTGGAAGCCTTTGGCCGGCAGGCCCGGCCCATGTCGCTGGCCGAGCTGGCCGCGGCCGCGGGGCTGGACAAGAGCGCGACCCAGCGGGTCGCGCATACCTTGCAGGCACTCGGTTATCTGGAACGCAGCGCCAGCGGGCCAGGGCTCGTGCCAGGCAAGCGGCTGCTGGACCGTTCCTTCGACTACCTGCGGATGAACCCGCTGGTGGAGCGGGCGACGCCGGTGCTGCAGGAACTCCGCCGTACCGTGCAGGAGCGCGTGGATCTCAGCCTCTTCGACGACACCGATGTCGTCTATGCCGTGCGGCTGCAGAGCAAGCGGGAGACTTTCTTCGCCACGCTGGTCGGGCGACGGCTGCCGACCTTCTGCTCCTCCGGCGGCCGCGCCATCCTGGCGGCCCTGCCGGAGGCGGAGGCCGAGGACATCCTCGCGCGCTCAGACCGCCGGCCGATGACCCCCAAGACCATCACCGATCTTCCGGGCATCCGGCGCAAGATCGCCGAGGCGCGGCGGGACGGCTTCGCCCTGGCGGTCGAGGAGGCACTGCTGGGAGAGATCGCGCTGGGCACGGCGGTGCGTGACCGGGACGGGCGCCCGGTGGCCGCCATCCATGTGGCGGGCTCGCTGTCTGAATGGGATGCCGAGACCTTCCGCCGCCGCGTCGGCCCCGTGGCCATCGAGGCGGCACGGGCCCTGAGCCAGGGCCCGGCCATCCGCTGA
- the fbaA gene encoding class II fructose-bisphosphate aldolase has protein sequence MVQESQAPQAGRKLQPGVVTGADYLALLDACREGGYALPAVNVVGTNSINAVLEAAAKNKSDVIIQLSNGGARFFAGEGCPDANAARVLGAVSAAQHVHTVAKAYGICVVLHTDHADRSLLPWVNAMIDHGEEFMKRTGKPLFSSHMIDLSAEPLDVNIEECAKVLKRMAPLGMSLEIELGVTGGEEDGIGHDLEESADNAHLYTQPEDVLKAWEILSPLGHVTVAASFGNVHGVYAPGNVKLRPEILKASQEAVSARFGGGAKPMSLVFHGGSGSEKDKITEAVSYGVFKMNIDTDTQFAFAEPVGAYVQANPVAFTHQIDPSNGKPTKKLYDPRKWLRAGEKGVVKRLDEAFADLGSAGRSLAL, from the coding sequence ATGGTACAGGAGAGCCAGGCTCCGCAGGCAGGCAGGAAGCTGCAGCCGGGCGTGGTGACCGGAGCGGATTACCTGGCGCTGCTGGATGCCTGCCGTGAGGGTGGCTATGCGCTGCCCGCCGTGAACGTCGTCGGCACCAACAGCATCAACGCGGTGCTGGAAGCGGCGGCGAAGAACAAGTCCGACGTCATCATCCAGCTCTCGAACGGCGGCGCCCGCTTCTTCGCCGGCGAAGGCTGCCCGGACGCCAATGCCGCCCGCGTGCTGGGCGCGGTTTCCGCCGCGCAGCATGTGCACACCGTGGCCAAGGCCTATGGCATCTGCGTGGTGCTGCACACCGACCATGCCGACCGCAGCCTGCTGCCCTGGGTCAATGCCATGATCGACCACGGCGAGGAGTTCATGAAGCGGACGGGCAAGCCGCTCTTCTCCTCCCACATGATCGACCTCTCGGCCGAGCCGCTCGACGTGAATATCGAGGAATGCGCCAAGGTCCTGAAGCGCATGGCGCCGCTGGGCATGAGCCTCGAGATCGAGCTGGGCGTCACCGGCGGCGAGGAAGACGGCATCGGCCACGATCTCGAAGAGTCCGCCGACAACGCGCATCTCTACACGCAGCCCGAGGATGTGCTGAAGGCCTGGGAGATTCTCTCCCCCCTTGGCCATGTCACCGTCGCGGCCTCCTTCGGCAATGTCCACGGCGTCTACGCGCCGGGCAACGTCAAGCTGCGGCCGGAGATCCTGAAGGCCTCGCAGGAGGCCGTCTCCGCCAGGTTCGGCGGCGGCGCCAAGCCGATGAGCCTGGTCTTCCATGGCGGCTCGGGCTCGGAGAAGGACAAGATCACCGAGGCCGTGTCCTATGGCGTGTTCAAGATGAACATCGACACCGACACGCAATTCGCCTTCGCCGAGCCGGTGGGCGCCTATGTGCAGGCCAATCCCGTGGCCTTCACGCACCAGATCGACCCCTCCAACGGCAAGCCGACCAAGAAGCTTTACGACCCCCGCAAGTGGCTGCGGGCCGGCGAGAAGGGCGTGGTGAAGCGGCTGGACGAAGCCTTCGCCGATCTCGGCTCCGCCGGGCGCTCCCTGGCGCTCTGA
- a CDS encoding NAD-dependent epimerase/dehydratase family protein: MRGAPLVAVTGGTGFVGRYALAALARAGWRLRMLVRRDPVHPLLADAPMELVLGDMQDAAALTQLVRGADAVVHLAGLTKASDLAGFMRVNRDGTALLAEVVAREAPEARRLLISSLAARAPQLSHYAASKRAGEAAARAAAGGEAWTILRPGVVYGPGDEEGRALRRLVTAPFAAVPGPPEPRIAMIHAADLADAIAALCGAEISGGCYEVSDARHDGYGFTEVLSVTAAAMGRRPPRLLRLPDAVFLAAGWSADLWAKLSGRRGIFGHGKARELLHRDWSADPASLPPATLWTPRIALRDGMAEVVRWWDGGDR; this comes from the coding sequence ATGCGCGGGGCGCCGCTGGTCGCAGTGACGGGCGGCACCGGCTTCGTCGGCCGCTATGCGCTGGCCGCGCTCGCCCGCGCCGGCTGGCGGCTGCGCATGCTGGTACGGCGCGACCCTGTGCATCCGTTGCTGGCCGATGCGCCGATGGAGCTGGTGCTGGGCGACATGCAGGACGCCGCCGCCCTGACCCAGCTGGTGCGCGGTGCCGATGCGGTGGTGCATCTGGCCGGGCTGACCAAGGCATCGGACCTCGCCGGCTTCATGCGCGTCAACCGCGACGGCACCGCCCTGCTGGCCGAGGTGGTGGCGCGGGAGGCGCCGGAGGCACGGCGGTTGCTGATCTCCTCGCTGGCCGCGCGGGCGCCGCAGCTCTCCCACTATGCCGCCAGCAAGCGGGCGGGCGAGGCGGCGGCGCGTGCCGCCGCTGGCGGGGAGGCCTGGACCATCCTGCGCCCCGGCGTGGTCTACGGCCCCGGAGACGAGGAGGGAAGGGCGTTGCGCCGGCTCGTGACGGCACCCTTCGCCGCCGTGCCGGGGCCGCCCGAGCCACGGATCGCCATGATCCATGCCGCCGACCTGGCCGATGCCATCGCTGCTCTCTGCGGCGCCGAGATATCAGGCGGCTGCTACGAAGTTTCCGATGCACGCCACGACGGCTACGGCTTCACCGAGGTGCTGAGCGTCACCGCCGCCGCCATGGGCCGGCGCCCGCCGCGCCTGCTGCGCCTGCCCGACGCGGTCTTCCTGGCCGCCGGGTGGTCGGCGGACCTCTGGGCGAAGCTGAGCGGGAGGCGCGGCATCTTCGGCCATGGCAAGGCGCGGGAGCTGCTGCATCGCGACTGGAGCGCCGACCCCGCGAGCCTGCCCCCCGCCACGCTCTGGACGCCGCGCATCGCTCTGCGGGACGGCATGGCGGAAGTGGTGCGCTGGTGGGACGGCGGAGACCGCTGA
- a CDS encoding fatty acyl-AMP ligase, protein MPLPIPTLSGLPLRRGDFATLPEALDYAAGGATGIAFHSIRGGHVASLTYRDLREQALDLAGRLLGAGLRRGERVAMLADTSPDFVCAFFASQYAGLVPAPLPLPPPFGGREAYVAQVERLLQEAHAAALFVPGEIMPWLAPVAGRMGLKFFGTVEQMRGVQPAAAAPVASGPDDIAYLQFSSGSTRHPTGVAVRQRAVMANTSGIMQHGLKMRLGDRTASWLPFYHDMGLVGFLLTPIAGQLSIDAMPTSDFARRPMMWLSILSEYKGTLSFSPSFGYELCVRRRASAPEGLDLSSWRVAGLGGDMIRPHVLEAFAEGFAPHGFRREALVPSYGMAEATLAISFAELEQGFETDEIDLTRLETEGRAVPATAQTERRRPFVLCGKVLPEHELEVRDSAGRILPDRQVGSIRVRGPSIMQGYDGQPERTAEVLSEDGWLDTGDLGYMLDGQVVITGRAKDVILVKGRNIWPQDLEWSVEHALPNLRTGDVAAFSVDEEGEETVVLLVEARGAPDATARERLIAEVGGVLRARHGLEGRVVLVPPGALVQTSSGKLSRAWSRRKYLAGEFGPVPSASQQVA, encoded by the coding sequence ATGCCGCTTCCGATACCGACTTTGAGCGGCCTTCCGCTGCGCAGGGGCGATTTCGCGACCCTGCCCGAGGCGCTGGATTACGCGGCCGGCGGCGCGACCGGCATCGCCTTCCATTCGATCCGCGGCGGGCATGTCGCCAGCCTGACCTATCGCGACCTGCGGGAGCAGGCGCTGGACCTGGCCGGCCGGCTCCTGGGCGCCGGGCTGCGGCGGGGAGAGCGGGTGGCCATGCTGGCCGATACCTCGCCGGATTTCGTCTGCGCCTTCTTCGCCAGCCAGTATGCCGGGCTGGTGCCCGCGCCGCTGCCGCTGCCGCCGCCCTTCGGCGGGCGGGAGGCCTATGTGGCGCAGGTCGAGCGGCTGTTGCAGGAAGCCCACGCGGCCGCCCTCTTTGTCCCCGGCGAGATCATGCCCTGGCTGGCCCCGGTGGCCGGGCGGATGGGCCTGAAGTTCTTCGGCACGGTGGAGCAGATGCGCGGCGTGCAGCCCGCCGCCGCGGCACCCGTGGCCAGCGGACCGGATGACATCGCCTATCTGCAATTCTCCTCCGGCAGCACGCGGCACCCGACGGGCGTGGCCGTGCGGCAGCGGGCGGTGATGGCCAATACCTCCGGCATCATGCAGCACGGGCTGAAGATGCGGCTGGGCGACCGCACCGCCTCCTGGCTGCCCTTCTACCACGACATGGGTCTGGTCGGGTTCCTGCTCACGCCGATCGCCGGGCAGCTCTCGATCGACGCGATGCCGACCTCCGACTTTGCCCGGCGGCCGATGATGTGGCTGTCGATCCTCTCGGAATACAAAGGTACGCTCTCCTTCAGCCCGAGCTTCGGCTACGAGCTCTGCGTCCGCCGCCGCGCCAGCGCGCCGGAGGGGCTGGACCTTTCCTCCTGGCGCGTCGCCGGGCTGGGCGGCGACATGATCCGCCCGCATGTGCTGGAAGCCTTCGCCGAGGGCTTCGCCCCGCATGGCTTCCGGCGGGAGGCGCTGGTGCCGAGCTACGGCATGGCAGAGGCGACGCTGGCCATATCCTTTGCCGAGCTGGAGCAGGGCTTCGAAACCGACGAGATCGACCTGACGCGGCTGGAGACCGAGGGCCGGGCCGTGCCCGCGACCGCGCAGACCGAGCGGCGCCGGCCCTTCGTCCTCTGCGGAAAGGTGCTGCCGGAGCATGAGCTGGAGGTGCGCGATTCCGCTGGCCGGATCCTGCCGGACCGGCAGGTGGGCAGCATCCGCGTGCGTGGCCCCAGCATCATGCAGGGCTATGACGGCCAGCCTGAGCGGACGGCCGAGGTGCTTTCGGAAGACGGTTGGCTGGATACCGGCGACCTCGGCTACATGCTGGACGGACAGGTGGTCATCACCGGTCGCGCCAAGGACGTGATCCTGGTGAAGGGCCGCAACATCTGGCCGCAGGACCTGGAATGGTCCGTGGAGCACGCGCTGCCCAACCTGCGCACTGGCGATGTCGCTGCCTTCTCGGTGGATGAGGAAGGCGAGGAGACGGTGGTGCTGCTGGTCGAGGCGCGCGGCGCCCCCGATGCCACGGCACGGGAGCGGCTGATCGCCGAGGTCGGCGGCGTGCTGCGCGCCCGCCACGGGCTGGAGGGCCGGGTGGTGCTGGTGCCGCCGGGCGCGCTGGTGCAGACCTCCTCTGGCAAGCTGAGCCGGGCCTGGTCGCGCCGCAAATATCTCGCCGGCGAATTCGGTCCGGTCCCGAGCGCCAGCCAGCAGGTCGCCTGA
- a CDS encoding NTP transferase domain-containing protein, whose protein sequence is MRTRTLRAVILCAGQGRRLMPLTEFNPKCLLPVAGMPVLEWQLRALAANGITDVTVVTGFGADRVEAMLAGLGDSAAGVRPRFNPFYAVADNTGSCFLARDVLEQGSRETGGCLLLNGDTLFEPAILRRLLDAPAAPITVTIDRKAQYDDDDMKVSLAGTRLLAIGKTLPPERTQGESIGMLLFRGEGGARFAAGVEAVLRRPDGLKRWYLSVIDALAAEMEVRVASIEGLSWGEIDFPADVMRAEMLGQRWREAAATVAAAE, encoded by the coding sequence ATGAGGACCAGAACACTGCGCGCTGTCATTCTCTGCGCCGGCCAGGGCCGGCGTCTGATGCCCCTGACCGAGTTCAACCCGAAATGTCTTCTGCCAGTCGCCGGCATGCCCGTGCTGGAATGGCAGCTGCGCGCCCTGGCGGCCAATGGCATCACCGATGTCACGGTCGTCACCGGCTTCGGGGCCGACCGGGTGGAGGCCATGCTGGCCGGGCTCGGCGATTCCGCCGCCGGCGTGCGGCCGCGCTTCAACCCCTTCTACGCGGTGGCCGACAATACCGGCAGCTGCTTCCTGGCGCGGGACGTGCTGGAGCAGGGCAGCCGCGAGACTGGCGGCTGCCTGCTGCTGAATGGCGACACGCTGTTCGAGCCTGCCATCCTGCGCCGGCTGCTGGATGCGCCCGCCGCCCCCATCACCGTCACCATCGACCGCAAGGCGCAGTATGATGACGACGACATGAAGGTCTCGCTGGCGGGCACGCGGCTGCTGGCCATCGGCAAGACCCTGCCGCCGGAACGGACCCAGGGCGAGTCCATCGGCATGCTGCTTTTCCGCGGCGAGGGCGGCGCCCGCTTCGCCGCCGGCGTGGAAGCCGTGCTGCGCCGGCCCGACGGGCTGAAGCGCTGGTATCTCTCCGTCATCGATGCCCTGGCCGCGGAGATGGAGGTGCGGGTCGCCTCGATCGAGGGCCTCTCCTGGGGCGAGATCGACTTCCCGGCCGATGTGATGCGGGCGGAAATGCTGGGCCAGCGCTGGCGCGAGGCCGCGGCCACGGTGGCCGCGGCGGAGTAA
- a CDS encoding nucleotidyltransferase family protein, with protein MTGVTALVLAGSRQGARDPMALAAGVSHKALLPVGGVPMLARVLAALRASPGIARIVVMIEAPERSLAGFPLGNALPRPAEGSPSRSVAAALAEFGAPLLVTTADHALLTPAMVGRFLADLPPGVDVAAGLARAETVLAAWPETRRTWLRFRDGRFSGCNLFWMGTARAGAVVDFWRQVEQQRKKPLSMVRLLGPWVLLRFALGLLSLPAVLAALGARTGTRLAAVELPFAEAAVDVDKPADLELAEAVLARRG; from the coding sequence ATGACCGGCGTGACGGCCCTGGTGCTGGCGGGCAGCCGGCAGGGCGCGCGGGATCCCATGGCGCTGGCGGCCGGCGTCTCTCACAAGGCGCTGCTGCCGGTGGGCGGGGTGCCCATGCTGGCGCGGGTGCTGGCGGCGCTGCGGGCCAGCCCCGGCATCGCCCGGATCGTCGTGATGATCGAGGCGCCGGAGCGGAGCCTGGCCGGCTTCCCGCTGGGGAATGCGCTGCCGCGCCCGGCGGAAGGCTCGCCCAGCCGCAGCGTGGCCGCCGCCCTGGCGGAATTCGGCGCTCCGCTGCTGGTGACGACGGCCGACCACGCGCTGCTGACCCCGGCCATGGTGGGGCGCTTCCTGGCCGACCTGCCGCCGGGCGTGGATGTCGCCGCCGGTCTGGCGCGGGCGGAGACGGTGCTGGCCGCCTGGCCGGAGACGCGCCGCACCTGGCTGCGCTTCCGCGACGGGCGCTTCAGCGGCTGCAATCTCTTCTGGATGGGCACGGCGCGCGCCGGGGCCGTGGTGGATTTCTGGCGGCAGGTGGAGCAGCAGCGGAAGAAGCCGCTCTCCATGGTGAGGCTGCTGGGCCCCTGGGTGCTGCTGCGCTTCGCGCTGGGCCTGCTCAGCCTGCCCGCCGTGCTGGCGGCGCTGGGCGCCCGCACCGGCACCCGGCTGGCGGCGGTGGAACTGCCCTTCGCCGAGGCCGCCGTCGATGTGGACAAGCCGGCCGACCTGGAACTGGCGGAGGCCGTGCTGGCCCGGCGGGGCTGA
- a CDS encoding GNAT family N-acetyltransferase, with translation MHQRHGVEIVPVSGRAAMERFIRLPERLMRGDPNWVPPLRMERRMTLSPRRNPYFRHAEAAFWLALRDDEVVGRISAQQDRLSPPMADGSPAGHFGLLAAGDDATVHAALLEVAEGWCAARGVRRITGPFSLSINEESGLLVEGFDTPPMLMMPHDPPHAARHLQALGYEREKDLLAYRVETALPPTPAAAQLVARGLPPGVVLRPLRRAELRREVERLVDIFNEAWAGNWGFVPITREEVDAMASSLKPLLHERLVWFAEMEGQAVAFAVCLPNLNEAIRDLGGRLLPLGWAKLLWRLRHRLPGTARVPLMGVRRDVARGMLGRVLPLFIVDALRREARAMGIRTIEMSWVLEDNLPMRRLAEAVGGKAYKTYRVFGRDIAA, from the coding sequence ATGCACCAGCGCCATGGGGTGGAGATCGTCCCGGTCTCCGGCCGCGCCGCCATGGAGCGGTTCATCCGCTTGCCGGAGCGGCTGATGCGCGGCGACCCGAACTGGGTGCCGCCGTTGCGGATGGAGCGTCGCATGACCCTCTCTCCCCGCCGGAACCCCTATTTCCGCCATGCCGAGGCCGCCTTCTGGCTGGCGCTGCGGGATGACGAGGTGGTGGGGCGCATCAGCGCGCAGCAGGACCGGCTCTCCCCCCCCATGGCCGATGGCAGCCCGGCCGGGCATTTCGGCCTGCTGGCCGCGGGGGATGACGCCACCGTCCATGCCGCGCTGCTGGAGGTGGCGGAGGGCTGGTGCGCGGCGCGTGGCGTGCGGCGCATCACCGGCCCCTTCAGCCTTTCGATCAATGAGGAAAGCGGGCTGCTGGTGGAGGGTTTCGACACCCCGCCCATGCTGATGATGCCGCATGACCCGCCCCATGCCGCCCGGCACCTCCAGGCCCTCGGTTATGAGCGGGAGAAGGACCTGCTCGCCTACCGGGTGGAGACGGCCCTGCCGCCCACCCCCGCCGCCGCCCAGCTGGTGGCGCGCGGCCTGCCGCCGGGGGTGGTTCTGCGGCCGCTGCGGCGGGCGGAGCTGCGGCGGGAGGTCGAGCGGCTGGTGGACATCTTCAACGAGGCCTGGGCCGGCAACTGGGGCTTCGTGCCCATCACCCGGGAGGAGGTGGATGCCATGGCCTCCAGCCTGAAGCCGCTGCTGCACGAGAGGCTGGTCTGGTTCGCGGAGATGGAGGGGCAGGCGGTGGCCTTCGCCGTCTGCCTGCCCAACCTGAACGAGGCGATCCGCGACCTCGGCGGCCGGCTGTTGCCCCTCGGCTGGGCGAAGCTGCTCTGGCGGCTGCGGCACAGGTTGCCCGGCACCGCCCGCGTGCCGCTGATGGGCGTGCGGCGGGATGTCGCGCGGGGCATGCTGGGCCGGGTGCTGCCGCTCTTCATCGTGGACGCGCTGCGGCGGGAGGCCCGGGCCATGGGCATCCGCACCATCGAGATGTCCTGGGTGCTGGAGGACAACCTGCCGATGCGCCGCCTGGCCGAGGCGGTGGGCGGCAAGGCCTACAAGACCTATCGCGTCTTCGGCAGGGACATCGCGGCATGA
- a CDS encoding LptF/LptG family permease, with protein sequence MIRRRYLSRIFIGRFLAALLGLAALLQLLDLLDRASEVLHRGGIEDLARYAALRLPTVLGQMVPLATLVAGMLTFRRLAMTLEMTALRASGIPVRRVLVTLLPVCLAAALAQGVLLGFVAPRTERMLAEWWESTESRALAPASAPPRVWLRAGSQIVGIDRVSLDGAHLQGLLLVPRAEDGVARARIEADSAVHDGAGWTLQGVRVAEPGGTRLVRQATRPWPEGPPPAEIIELARPTESQDPWWLLRALRREQAVDRGPAFYATRLQNSFARLLAPFLMLLLAAPVAFEMPRRGGGGLRPLLGLSLGLGYLLLGGLLTALGEAGVAPVALSVWTAPIVFAALGGMLLIRFEEQ encoded by the coding sequence GTGATCCGCCGCCGGTATCTTTCCCGGATTTTCATCGGCCGCTTCCTGGCGGCGCTGCTGGGGCTGGCGGCGCTGCTGCAACTGTTGGACCTGCTGGACCGCGCCAGCGAGGTGCTGCACCGCGGCGGCATCGAGGATCTCGCACGCTACGCGGCGCTGCGGCTGCCCACCGTGCTCGGGCAGATGGTGCCTCTGGCGACGCTGGTGGCGGGCATGCTCACCTTTCGCCGCCTGGCCATGACGCTGGAGATGACGGCGCTGCGAGCGTCCGGCATTCCGGTGCGCCGGGTGCTGGTGACGCTGCTTCCGGTCTGCCTGGCGGCGGCGCTGGCGCAGGGGGTACTGCTGGGCTTCGTCGCCCCACGCACGGAGCGGATGCTGGCCGAATGGTGGGAAAGCACCGAGAGCCGCGCCCTGGCGCCGGCCTCCGCCCCGCCCCGCGTCTGGCTGCGCGCGGGTTCGCAGATCGTCGGCATCGACCGGGTTTCGCTGGATGGCGCGCATCTCCAGGGCCTGCTGCTGGTGCCGCGGGCCGAGGATGGCGTGGCCCGGGCGCGGATCGAGGCCGACAGTGCCGTGCATGACGGCGCCGGCTGGACCCTCCAGGGCGTGCGGGTGGCCGAGCCCGGCGGCACCAGGCTGGTGCGGCAGGCCACGCGCCCCTGGCCGGAGGGCCCGCCGCCCGCCGAGATCATCGAGCTCGCCAGGCCGACGGAATCCCAGGACCCCTGGTGGCTGCTGCGCGCGCTGCGGCGGGAACAGGCGGTGGACCGTGGCCCGGCCTTCTATGCCACGCGGCTGCAGAACAGCTTCGCGCGGCTGCTGGCCCCCTTCCTGATGCTGCTGCTGGCCGCGCCCGTGGCCTTTGAGATGCCCCGGCGGGGCGGCGGGGGGCTCCGGCCGCTGCTGGGCCTCAGCCTGGGGCTCGGCTATCTGCTGCTGGGTGGGCTGCTGACCGCGCTGGGCGAGGCCGGAGTGGCGCCGGTGGCCCTCTCCGTCTGGACCGCACCCATCGTCTTCGCCGCCCTGGGCGGCATGCTGCTGATCCGCTTCGAGGAACAATGA